From Streptomyces asiaticus, one genomic window encodes:
- a CDS encoding heparinase II/III family protein, whose protein sequence is MTVSSGSPGWYLRRLSRMGPREVGGRVGDAVRRRRWRSAPPDCPSVTGARFTAVLPAGTIAAVPPDAAKRLIAEADRLMAGHAEYFGVDRDDMADPDWWYDPKTGRRAPGGYAFDVPYRDEDAVGDIKQIWEPSRHQYLTQLAAAYAITGDERYAERVAEHLRSWWTANAPLRGAHWTSGIELGIRLLSWVWIRRLLDGWPGAAGLFEGNPVARDQIWHHQRWLAAFPSRGSSANNHVIAEAAGQSAAACAFGWFPSSQRWRADALTSLERQLRSNTFGSGLNRELATEYHGLVLELGLAAVAEADAAGVPVPASIRLVLLRMTDALAAIVDSRLRPPRQGDADDGHGLVVDGAGTDRWASLLATGDAVFGRLAWWPTVTGTDVRTPLLAALITPTEPSVTRPPSRPGHFADAGLTILRGPGEIWCRCDGGPHGFLSIAAHAHADALSVEVRHDGVDVLADPGTYCYHGQPEWRRYFRSTLGHNTLQLDGADQSVSGGPFLWTRHARSRVLVAEPSDEGVARWCAEHDGYQRSVHRRRVELTAAAEELRVVDEVRGPRREVRLAFHLGPAIAAELVDNRAQLTWTRDGEDRSAVLDLPGQLSWRAHRGATEPPLGWYSAGFGRKEPTTTLVGTGFADGARGFTTVLRFRG, encoded by the coding sequence ATGACCGTGAGCTCGGGGAGCCCGGGCTGGTACCTGCGGCGGCTGTCCCGGATGGGACCGCGGGAGGTCGGCGGCCGGGTGGGCGACGCGGTGCGCAGGCGGCGGTGGCGGTCGGCGCCGCCGGACTGCCCGAGCGTGACCGGCGCCCGGTTCACCGCGGTACTGCCCGCGGGGACGATCGCCGCGGTGCCACCGGACGCCGCCAAACGTCTCATCGCCGAGGCGGACCGGCTGATGGCCGGGCACGCCGAGTACTTCGGGGTGGACCGCGACGACATGGCCGACCCGGACTGGTGGTACGACCCGAAGACCGGGCGGCGGGCTCCGGGGGGCTACGCCTTCGACGTGCCGTACCGCGACGAGGACGCGGTCGGGGACATCAAGCAGATCTGGGAGCCGTCCCGGCATCAGTACCTCACCCAGCTCGCCGCCGCCTACGCGATCACCGGGGACGAGCGGTACGCCGAGCGCGTGGCCGAGCACCTGCGGTCGTGGTGGACGGCCAACGCGCCGCTGCGCGGAGCGCACTGGACCAGCGGCATCGAGCTGGGTATCCGGCTGCTGTCCTGGGTGTGGATCCGCCGGCTCCTCGACGGCTGGCCGGGCGCGGCCGGGCTGTTCGAGGGCAACCCGGTGGCGCGAGACCAGATCTGGCACCACCAGCGCTGGCTGGCCGCCTTCCCGAGCCGGGGGTCCTCGGCGAACAACCACGTCATCGCCGAGGCCGCCGGGCAGTCCGCCGCGGCCTGCGCGTTCGGGTGGTTCCCCAGCTCGCAGCGCTGGCGGGCCGACGCGCTCACGTCCCTGGAGCGGCAGCTGCGAAGCAACACCTTCGGCTCCGGCCTCAACCGCGAGCTGGCCACCGAATATCACGGGCTGGTGCTGGAGCTCGGCCTGGCCGCGGTGGCCGAGGCGGATGCCGCCGGAGTACCGGTCCCCGCGTCGATCCGGCTGGTGCTGCTGCGGATGACCGACGCGCTCGCGGCCATCGTGGACAGCCGGCTACGGCCGCCGCGCCAGGGGGACGCCGACGACGGGCACGGTCTGGTCGTGGACGGCGCGGGCACCGACCGCTGGGCCTCGCTGCTGGCCACCGGGGACGCCGTGTTCGGCCGGCTCGCCTGGTGGCCGACGGTGACCGGCACCGATGTACGCACCCCGCTGCTGGCCGCGCTCATCACACCCACTGAACCGTCGGTGACCCGCCCACCGAGCCGACCGGGCCACTTCGCCGACGCGGGGCTCACGATCCTGCGCGGCCCGGGAGAGATCTGGTGCCGCTGCGACGGTGGTCCGCACGGCTTCCTGTCCATCGCCGCACACGCTCACGCGGACGCGCTGTCCGTGGAGGTCCGGCACGACGGGGTCGACGTGCTCGCCGACCCGGGGACGTACTGCTATCACGGGCAGCCCGAGTGGCGGCGGTACTTCCGGTCGACCCTCGGCCACAACACCCTGCAACTGGACGGCGCTGACCAGTCCGTCTCCGGCGGCCCGTTCCTGTGGACCCGTCATGCCCGCAGCCGCGTCCTGGTCGCGGAACCGTCCGATGAGGGCGTGGCCCGCTGGTGTGCCGAGCACGACGGCTACCAGCGCTCCGTGCACCGCCGCCGGGTGGAACTGACGGCCGCGGCCGAGGAGCTGAGGGTGGTCGACGAGGTGCGCGGCCCGCGCCGGGAGGTGCGCCTGGCGTTCCACCTCGGCCCGGCGATCGCCGCGGAGCTGGTGGACAACCGGGCACAGCTCACCTGGACCCGGGACGGCGAGGACCGCTCCGCGGTGCTGGACCTGCCCGGGCAGCTGTCCTGGCGGGCACATCGTGGCGCGACCGAACCGCCGCTGGGCTGGTACTCCGCCGGCTTCGGGCGCAAGGAACCCACCACCACACTGGTCGGCACCGGCTTCGCCGACGGCGCGCGGGGGTTCACCACCGTACTCAGGTTCCGCGGCTAG
- a CDS encoding right-handed parallel beta-helix repeat-containing protein, with the protein MVIKWRNGALPVAALVLVAATGCVSTPGAPAAEPSAAPSAARSVAHVCAKPAAGPEKAPAGAVTVDPAVVGDLAAKTKGSPPNTTFWLRPGKHRLDPDRYAQVIPKEGDRYLGAPGAVLDGRKKNQYAFGGTAHDVTISHLTVQRFVAPPDEGVVNHDSADGWVIEHATIQNNSGAGLMAGARQRVRASCLRDNGQYGMNAYKAKGRISGLVVEGNEIVGNNTGDWERRRKGCGCTGGIKFWAVNGADIRGNWVHDNRGTGLWADTNNNDFRIEKNVLEANDGAALIYETSYNAVIRNNTIRRNNWVEGRREAERGDNFPYSTVYLSESGGEPRIKARTDKIEIYRNALENNWSGITLWENADRFCNSPANTSSGDCTLLVRDTDRCAKPAIAKAPLYADCRWKTQRVDIHDNRFVLDKSVVKCTVKCDRMAVLANYGTYPDWSPYQGEGVAEAITHKQHNRWHDNVYLGPWQFVAQDPSRVLDFGQWQITPYQQDAGSTLRARDGG; encoded by the coding sequence GTGGTGATCAAGTGGCGGAACGGGGCGTTACCGGTGGCGGCGCTCGTCCTGGTAGCGGCGACCGGCTGTGTGAGCACGCCGGGCGCCCCGGCCGCGGAGCCGTCTGCCGCGCCGTCCGCGGCCCGGTCCGTGGCCCATGTGTGCGCCAAGCCCGCGGCCGGGCCGGAGAAGGCGCCGGCGGGCGCGGTGACGGTCGACCCCGCGGTGGTCGGTGACCTGGCGGCGAAGACCAAGGGCAGCCCCCCGAACACCACGTTCTGGCTCCGACCGGGCAAGCACAGGCTCGACCCGGACCGCTATGCCCAGGTCATCCCCAAGGAGGGGGACCGCTACCTCGGCGCGCCGGGCGCGGTGCTCGACGGCCGGAAGAAGAACCAGTACGCGTTCGGCGGCACCGCTCACGACGTCACCATCAGCCATCTGACCGTGCAACGCTTCGTGGCGCCGCCGGACGAGGGCGTGGTCAACCATGACTCGGCCGACGGGTGGGTGATCGAGCACGCGACGATCCAGAACAACTCCGGCGCCGGGCTGATGGCCGGTGCCCGCCAGCGGGTCCGCGCCAGCTGCCTGCGCGACAACGGCCAGTACGGCATGAACGCGTACAAGGCCAAAGGCCGCATCAGCGGCCTGGTGGTCGAGGGCAACGAGATCGTGGGCAACAACACCGGCGACTGGGAGCGGCGGCGGAAGGGCTGCGGCTGCACCGGAGGCATCAAGTTCTGGGCCGTCAACGGCGCCGACATACGCGGCAACTGGGTGCACGACAACCGTGGAACCGGGTTGTGGGCGGACACCAACAACAACGACTTCCGCATCGAGAAGAACGTGCTCGAGGCCAACGACGGTGCCGCGCTGATCTACGAGACCAGCTACAACGCGGTCATCCGGAACAACACGATCCGGCGGAACAACTGGGTCGAGGGCCGCAGGGAGGCCGAACGCGGCGACAACTTCCCGTACTCGACCGTGTACCTGTCCGAGTCCGGCGGCGAACCACGGATCAAGGCCCGCACCGACAAGATCGAGATCTACCGGAACGCGCTGGAGAACAACTGGTCCGGGATCACCCTGTGGGAAAACGCCGACCGGTTCTGCAACAGCCCGGCCAACACCTCGTCCGGCGACTGCACCTTGCTGGTCCGGGACACCGACCGCTGCGCCAAACCGGCGATCGCCAAAGCACCGCTCTACGCCGACTGCCGGTGGAAGACCCAGCGGGTGGACATCCACGACAACCGCTTCGTGCTGGACAAGTCCGTCGTCAAGTGCACCGTGAAGTGCGACCGCATGGCGGTGCTGGCCAACTACGGCACCTATCCGGACTGGTCGCCGTACCAGGGCGAAGGGGTGGCCGAGGCGATCACCCACAAGCAGCACAACCGCTGGCACGACAACGTCTACCTCGGACCGTGGCAATTCGTCGCCCAGGACCCGAGCCGGGTGCTCGACTTCGGGCAGTGGCAGATCACGCCGTACCAGCAGGACGCGGGCAGCACCCTCCGCGCACGGGACGGTGGTTGA
- a CDS encoding glycosyltransferase yields MHVLVVHNRYGSAQPSGENKVVDQEVELLRAAGHQVGVFERRSDDIAARSLLGKATVPLLVPWNRAVRAELAARLRAERPDVVHVHNVFPLLSPAVLAACADAGVPAVATLHNYTQVCPPGTLQRDGRPCAECVGSAPLPAVRHGCYRNSRLATVPLAVSLSVNRRRWWSGVERFFCISAAQRDVLVRAGMPAERLAVKHNFVPDPGARRVGGGEHLLYLGRLAEAKGVRLLMAAWDEIAASGGAGVPLVIAGAGPLEREVTAWAAGRDDVAYVGLLDPAECAKTIARSVAVVAPSTWLEAFGLVVVEAMAAGVPVVAAGHGAFVELVEDGVTGLLHQPGEPASLASRIRRIAAEPALGREMGRAARLRYEQGFSPAVGLERLVDEYRTAIAGRSALARGGDSRASRGDGDSR; encoded by the coding sequence ATGCACGTCCTCGTGGTGCACAACCGCTACGGCTCGGCGCAGCCGAGCGGGGAGAACAAGGTGGTCGACCAGGAGGTGGAGCTGCTGCGCGCGGCCGGCCACCAGGTCGGGGTGTTCGAGCGGCGCAGCGACGACATCGCCGCCCGGTCCCTCCTCGGCAAGGCCACGGTGCCGCTCCTCGTGCCGTGGAACCGGGCGGTACGCGCGGAGCTCGCCGCCCGGCTGCGTGCCGAGCGGCCGGACGTGGTGCACGTCCACAACGTCTTCCCGCTCCTGTCGCCCGCGGTGCTCGCCGCCTGCGCCGACGCCGGCGTGCCCGCCGTCGCCACGCTGCACAACTACACCCAGGTCTGCCCTCCGGGCACGCTGCAACGGGACGGCCGGCCGTGCGCCGAGTGCGTCGGCTCCGCACCACTGCCCGCCGTCCGGCACGGCTGCTACCGGAACTCCCGCCTCGCGACGGTGCCGCTCGCGGTCAGCCTGTCGGTCAACCGGCGGCGATGGTGGTCCGGCGTGGAGCGGTTCTTCTGCATCTCCGCGGCGCAGCGCGACGTCCTGGTGCGGGCCGGTATGCCGGCCGAGCGGCTGGCGGTGAAGCACAACTTCGTGCCCGACCCGGGCGCCCGCCGAGTGGGCGGGGGAGAGCATCTGCTCTATCTCGGCCGACTCGCGGAGGCCAAGGGCGTACGGCTGCTCATGGCCGCGTGGGACGAGATCGCGGCGAGCGGCGGTGCGGGCGTACCGCTCGTGATCGCCGGCGCGGGGCCACTGGAGCGAGAGGTGACCGCCTGGGCGGCGGGCCGGGACGACGTGGCGTACGTCGGCCTGCTGGACCCGGCGGAGTGCGCCAAGACCATCGCGCGATCGGTCGCCGTGGTGGCTCCCTCGACATGGCTGGAGGCGTTCGGCCTGGTGGTCGTGGAGGCGATGGCGGCCGGGGTCCCGGTCGTCGCCGCCGGACACGGCGCCTTCGTCGAACTCGTCGAGGACGGCGTGACCGGGCTGCTGCACCAGCCGGGCGAGCCCGCCTCGCTCGCGTCCCGCATACGCCGGATCGCGGCCGAGCCGGCTCTGGGCCGGGAGATGGGCCGGGCGGCCCGGCTCCGTTACGAACAGGGTTTCAGCCCGGCCGTCGGGCTGGAGCGCCTGGTTGATGAGTACCGCACCGCGATCGCGGGTCGGTCAGCACTGGCTCGCGGCGGGGACTCCCGCGCGAGCAGGGGGGATGGGGACAGTAGATGA
- a CDS encoding class I SAM-dependent methyltransferase, which produces MTRCRLCGSEAMASVVDLGATPPCESFLAADQLDQPEPAYPLHLRVCTDCWLAQIPPLITPEETFKEYAYFSSYSTSWVEHARTFVDDAAARLDLGTDAFVVEVASNDGYLLKHVVDRGIRCLGIEPSVNVGAAARDAGVPTLTEFLSPDTGSAVRAEHGPADLVVANNVYAHIPDVVGFTEGLRALVADDGWVSIEVQHLLTLIEENQYDTIYHEHFQYYTVASAIRALASGGLALVDVELLPTHGGSIRLWARPAEVAGEPSRRVVDVLAREKAAGLQELSGYTEFSARVAKVRRDLLRFLITAAERGETVVGYGAPGKGNTLLNHCGIRPDLLAYTVDRNPYKHGRFTPGTRIPILPPERIAADKPDYVLVLPWNLRAELTEQLSFVHEWGGRLVFPIPELSIVEVAS; this is translated from the coding sequence ATGACACGATGCCGACTCTGCGGCTCGGAAGCGATGGCGAGCGTCGTCGACCTCGGGGCGACGCCACCGTGTGAGAGCTTTCTCGCCGCGGACCAACTGGACCAGCCGGAGCCCGCGTACCCGCTGCACCTGCGGGTCTGCACCGACTGCTGGCTCGCGCAGATCCCTCCGCTGATCACGCCGGAGGAGACGTTCAAGGAGTACGCGTACTTCTCCTCGTACTCGACCTCCTGGGTGGAGCACGCGCGCACGTTCGTCGACGACGCCGCGGCGCGGCTGGACCTGGGCACCGACGCCTTCGTGGTCGAGGTCGCGAGCAACGACGGATACCTGCTGAAGCATGTGGTGGACCGCGGGATCCGCTGCCTGGGCATCGAGCCGTCGGTGAACGTCGGCGCCGCGGCACGGGACGCGGGTGTGCCCACGCTCACGGAGTTCCTGAGCCCGGACACCGGCTCGGCCGTCCGCGCCGAACACGGCCCGGCGGACCTGGTCGTGGCCAACAACGTGTACGCGCACATCCCCGACGTGGTCGGGTTCACCGAGGGGCTGCGCGCCCTGGTCGCCGACGACGGCTGGGTCTCCATCGAGGTGCAGCACCTGCTGACGCTGATCGAGGAGAACCAGTACGACACGATCTACCACGAGCACTTCCAGTACTACACGGTCGCGTCCGCCATCCGGGCGCTGGCGAGCGGCGGACTCGCGCTCGTGGACGTCGAGCTGCTGCCCACACACGGCGGCTCCATCCGGCTGTGGGCCCGCCCGGCCGAGGTGGCCGGCGAGCCGTCCCGGCGGGTGGTGGACGTGCTGGCCCGGGAGAAGGCCGCCGGGCTACAGGAGTTGTCCGGGTACACCGAATTCTCCGCCCGGGTGGCCAAGGTGCGCCGGGATCTGCTGCGGTTCCTCATCACAGCGGCCGAGCGCGGCGAGACGGTCGTCGGCTACGGCGCCCCGGGCAAGGGCAACACCCTGCTCAACCACTGCGGCATCCGGCCCGACCTGCTCGCGTACACGGTCGACCGCAACCCCTACAAGCACGGCAGATTCACTCCCGGCACCCGCATCCCGATCCTGCCGCCCGAGCGGATAGCCGCCGACAAGCCGGACTACGTGCTCGTCCTCCCGTGGAACCTGCGTGCCGAACTGACCGAGCAGCTGTCCTTCGTGCACGAGTGGGGCGGCCGGCTGGTCTTTCCCATCCCGGAACTGAGCATTGTCGAGGTCGCGTCGTGA
- a CDS encoding glucose-1-phosphate cytidylyltransferase yields the protein MKVVLFCGGYGMRMRSGAADDVPKPMAMVGPRPLIWHVMRYYAHFGHTEFILCLGYGAHHIKDFFLNYEETTSNDFVLRGGRTELLSTDISDWTITFAQTGVESPIGERLRRVRHHLDGDELFLANYADVLTDAPLPEMIDRFARRDAGASMMVVPPQSSFHCVELGEDGLVGGITAVSELPLWENGGYFVLRQEIFDHIPENGDLVADGCAQLAKRGRLVAHQHRGFWKPTDTVKERAALDAAYARGDRPWAVWERDSAGAPA from the coding sequence ATGAAGGTCGTTCTGTTCTGCGGCGGTTACGGGATGCGGATGCGGAGCGGCGCCGCGGACGACGTGCCCAAGCCGATGGCGATGGTCGGCCCCAGGCCGCTGATCTGGCACGTCATGCGCTACTACGCGCACTTCGGGCACACGGAGTTCATCCTGTGCCTCGGGTACGGGGCCCACCACATCAAGGACTTCTTCCTCAACTACGAGGAGACGACGTCCAACGACTTCGTGCTGCGAGGCGGGCGGACCGAGCTGCTGTCCACCGACATCTCGGATTGGACGATCACGTTCGCGCAGACCGGCGTCGAGTCGCCGATCGGGGAGCGGCTGCGCCGGGTACGGCACCACCTGGACGGCGACGAGCTGTTCCTCGCCAACTACGCCGACGTGCTCACCGACGCCCCGCTGCCGGAGATGATCGACCGGTTCGCCCGGCGCGACGCCGGTGCGTCGATGATGGTGGTGCCGCCGCAGTCCTCGTTCCACTGCGTGGAGTTGGGCGAGGACGGCCTGGTGGGGGGCATCACCGCGGTGAGCGAACTGCCGCTGTGGGAGAACGGCGGCTACTTCGTGCTTCGCCAGGAGATCTTCGACCACATCCCGGAGAACGGGGACCTGGTCGCCGACGGATGCGCCCAACTGGCCAAGCGCGGGCGGCTGGTGGCGCACCAGCACCGCGGCTTCTGGAAGCCGACCGACACCGTGAAGGAGCGGGCCGCGCTCGACGCCGCCTACGCCCGAGGCGACCGCCCGTGGGCCGTGTGGGAGCGGGACAGCGCCGGAGCACCGGCGTGA
- a CDS encoding PIG-L deacetylase family protein, translating to MIRLGAGRPDRIVAVGAHCDDIAIGAGGTLLAMCLARPGLRVDALVLSGGGSEREQEEQAALAAFCPAADLRLTVHKLPDGRLPAHWEEAKAAVEELRARTEPDLVLAPRTDDAHQDHRGLAKLIPTAFRDHLVLGYEIVKWDGDLGRLAAYQPLSPEIAEQKVRLLQEHYPSQRHRPWYDREAFLGLARIRGIECHERYAEAFAVTKLTLNLGG from the coding sequence GTGATCCGGCTCGGCGCCGGGCGTCCGGACCGGATCGTCGCGGTGGGCGCGCACTGCGACGACATCGCCATCGGCGCGGGCGGCACGCTGCTCGCGATGTGCCTGGCACGGCCGGGGCTGCGCGTCGACGCCCTGGTGCTCTCCGGCGGCGGCAGCGAGCGGGAGCAGGAGGAGCAGGCCGCGCTCGCCGCCTTCTGCCCGGCCGCCGACCTGCGGCTGACCGTGCACAAGCTCCCCGACGGCCGGCTGCCCGCGCACTGGGAGGAGGCCAAGGCCGCGGTCGAGGAACTGCGCGCGCGGACCGAGCCGGATCTGGTGCTGGCGCCGCGCACCGATGACGCGCACCAGGATCACCGCGGCCTGGCGAAGCTGATACCCACCGCCTTCCGCGACCACCTCGTGCTCGGCTACGAGATCGTCAAGTGGGACGGCGACCTCGGCCGCCTCGCGGCGTACCAGCCACTGTCGCCGGAGATCGCCGAACAGAAGGTGCGGCTGTTGCAGGAGCACTACCCCTCGCAGCGGCACCGGCCCTGGTACGACCGGGAGGCATTCCTCGGCCTCGCGCGGATCCGCGGCATCGAATGCCACGAGCGATACGCCGAGGCGTTCGCCGTCACCAAACTCACGCTCAACCTGGGGGGTTGA
- a CDS encoding NAD-dependent epimerase/dehydratase family protein, with product MRVLLTGHQGYLGTVMAPALAAAGHEVVGLDAGLFADCVLGPTPADPPGHRVDLRDVTAEHVAGADAVIHLAALSNDPLGSLAPELTHDINHHASVRLARLARDAGVRRFLYASTCSVYGAAGGDDLVAEDAPLRPVTPYAESKVRVEDDLHDMADSDFSPVFLRNATAFGYSPRLRADIVLNNLVGHALLSGEVLVLSDGTPWRPLVHAVDIARAFTAALTAPREAVHDRAFNIGSEINNVTVAEIAGQVAEAVSGAKVVITGENGADPRSYRVDFSRFRTAIPGFDCEWTVKQGALELADAYREHGLTREDFEQRFTRLAVLRAASDAGTVDDTLRWRR from the coding sequence TTGCGCGTACTGCTGACCGGACACCAGGGCTATCTGGGAACCGTCATGGCCCCGGCCCTCGCCGCCGCCGGGCACGAGGTCGTCGGCCTCGACGCCGGCCTGTTCGCCGACTGTGTGCTGGGCCCGACGCCGGCGGATCCGCCGGGGCACCGGGTGGACCTGCGCGACGTCACGGCCGAACACGTGGCCGGGGCCGACGCCGTGATCCACCTGGCCGCGCTCTCCAACGACCCGCTGGGATCGCTGGCGCCGGAGCTCACCCACGACATCAACCACCACGCGTCCGTGCGGCTCGCCCGGCTGGCCCGCGACGCCGGGGTGCGGCGCTTCCTGTACGCGTCGACCTGCTCGGTCTACGGCGCCGCCGGCGGCGACGACCTGGTGGCCGAGGACGCCCCGCTGCGCCCGGTGACGCCGTACGCGGAGTCCAAGGTGCGGGTGGAGGACGACCTGCACGACATGGCCGACAGCGACTTCAGCCCGGTGTTCCTGCGCAACGCCACCGCCTTCGGCTACTCGCCCCGGCTGCGTGCCGACATCGTGCTGAACAACCTGGTGGGCCACGCGCTGCTGTCCGGCGAGGTGCTGGTGCTCTCCGACGGCACCCCCTGGCGCCCGCTGGTGCACGCCGTCGACATCGCACGGGCCTTCACGGCCGCGCTGACCGCGCCGCGGGAAGCGGTGCACGACCGGGCGTTCAACATCGGCAGCGAGATCAACAACGTCACGGTCGCCGAGATCGCCGGGCAGGTCGCCGAGGCGGTGTCCGGCGCGAAGGTGGTCATCACCGGCGAGAACGGTGCCGATCCGCGGTCGTACCGGGTGGACTTCTCCCGGTTCCGCACGGCGATACCCGGCTTCGACTGCGAGTGGACGGTGAAGCAGGGCGCGCTCGAACTCGCCGATGCCTACCGGGAACACGGGCTGACCCGGGAGGACTTCGAGCAGCGCTTCACCCGCCTCGCCGTGCTGCGCGCGGCGTCCGACGCCGGCACCGTCGACGACACGCTGCGGTGGCGCCGGTGA
- a CDS encoding DUF4910 domain-containing protein, with protein MAPVTAHGDEMYALVERLYPLCRSITGDGVRATLEIVGEYIPLKVHEVPTGTQVLDWTVPREWNIRDAYIADATGRRVVDFRASSLHVLGYSVPVSATMPLAELRAHLHTLPDHPAWVPYRTSYYQPEWGFCLAQETLDALPDGEYEVCVDSTLTDGHLTYAEHVVPGQVADEVIVSCHVCHPSLANDNLAGIAVATFLARALAERTPYYTYRFIFAPGTIGAITWLARNAERIDRVKHGLVLACAGDRGHLTYKQSRRGDAEIDRVMRHVLAASERPHRVAEFTPYGYDERQFCSPGFDLGVGSLTRTPYAGYPEYHTSADNLDFVSPEAMADTLAVCREAFAVLDRDRRYVNLSPYGEPQLGRRGLYDSLGGRSDAKQAQMAMLWVLNFSDGEHSLLDVAERSGLPFDTVADAAGALHGAGLIKA; from the coding sequence GTGGCGCCGGTGACCGCGCACGGCGATGAGATGTACGCCTTGGTGGAGCGGCTGTACCCGCTCTGCCGGAGCATCACGGGCGACGGTGTGCGCGCCACCCTGGAGATCGTCGGCGAGTACATCCCGCTGAAGGTGCACGAGGTGCCGACCGGGACGCAGGTGCTCGACTGGACGGTCCCGCGGGAGTGGAACATCCGGGACGCGTACATCGCCGACGCCACCGGCCGCCGGGTCGTCGACTTCCGGGCGTCCAGCCTGCACGTGCTCGGCTACAGCGTGCCGGTGTCGGCGACCATGCCGCTGGCCGAGCTCCGCGCGCATCTGCACACCCTGCCGGACCACCCGGCCTGGGTGCCCTACCGCACCAGCTACTACCAGCCGGAATGGGGGTTCTGCCTGGCCCAGGAGACCCTGGACGCGCTGCCGGACGGCGAGTACGAGGTGTGCGTCGACTCCACACTCACCGATGGCCACCTCACCTACGCCGAGCACGTGGTCCCCGGGCAGGTCGCCGACGAGGTGATCGTCTCCTGCCACGTCTGCCACCCGTCGCTGGCCAACGACAACCTGGCCGGTATCGCCGTGGCGACGTTCCTGGCGCGGGCGCTGGCGGAGCGGACGCCGTACTACACCTACCGGTTCATCTTCGCGCCCGGCACCATCGGGGCGATCACCTGGCTGGCCCGCAACGCGGAACGGATCGACCGGGTCAAGCACGGGCTGGTGCTGGCCTGCGCCGGTGACCGGGGCCACCTCACGTACAAGCAGAGCAGGCGTGGCGACGCGGAGATCGACCGGGTGATGCGGCATGTGCTGGCCGCCTCCGAACGCCCGCACCGCGTCGCCGAGTTCACCCCGTACGGCTACGACGAGCGGCAGTTCTGCTCGCCCGGGTTCGATCTCGGCGTCGGCTCGCTCACCCGGACCCCGTACGCGGGCTACCCCGAGTACCACACCTCGGCGGACAACCTGGACTTCGTCTCCCCGGAGGCGATGGCGGACACGCTCGCCGTCTGCCGCGAGGCGTTCGCCGTCCTCGACCGCGACCGGCGGTACGTCAACCTCAGCCCCTACGGCGAACCACAGCTGGGCCGACGCGGGTTGTACGACTCGCTCGGCGGCCGCAGCGACGCCAAGCAGGCCCAGATGGCCATGCTCTGGGTGCTCAACTTCTCCGACGGCGAGCACAGTCTGCTGGACGTCGCCGAGCGGTCCGGGCTGCCGTTCGACACCGTCGCCGACGCGGCCGGCGCCCTGCACGGCGCCGGGCTGATCAAGGCATGA
- a CDS encoding glycosyltransferase family 2 protein yields the protein MTAHPRLSIGLPVYNGEEYLAESLDALLGQTYEDFELVISDNASTDGTEDICRKYAAQDARVRYLRLPRNVGATPNHNYVFTQCRGELFKWASHDDLYARDLLRACVQALDERPDVILAHADQAVIDGDGQVKVPYEYTLATGSPNPPERFRSMLFEPGGDDFYGVIRAAALRRVRPMDSYHHADRTFVAEIALHGRFHQVPELLYFRRDHPTRAERANPSKRSRCVNLDPRRAGPLHPTPRLLAEYVWGFASAIRRAPLSAPDRRACYRHLAAWMTSRVRPGAGERVEDRAPVDPAKLTVSVDDLVAGREGRRP from the coding sequence ATGACCGCCCACCCCAGGCTGAGCATCGGCCTGCCCGTGTACAACGGCGAGGAGTACCTGGCCGAGTCGCTCGACGCCCTGCTCGGCCAGACCTACGAGGACTTCGAGCTGGTCATCTCCGACAACGCCTCGACCGACGGGACCGAGGACATCTGCCGCAAGTACGCCGCGCAGGACGCGCGCGTCCGGTACCTCCGGCTGCCCCGGAACGTCGGCGCCACGCCGAACCACAACTACGTGTTCACCCAGTGCCGCGGCGAGCTGTTCAAGTGGGCCTCGCACGACGACCTCTACGCCCGCGATCTGCTGCGGGCCTGCGTCCAGGCGCTGGACGAGCGGCCGGACGTGATCCTCGCCCACGCCGACCAGGCGGTCATCGACGGCGACGGCCAGGTGAAGGTCCCGTACGAGTACACGCTCGCCACCGGCTCACCGAACCCGCCGGAGCGCTTCCGCAGCATGCTGTTCGAGCCCGGCGGTGACGACTTCTACGGGGTGATCCGGGCCGCCGCGCTGCGCCGGGTGAGGCCGATGGACAGCTACCACCACGCGGACCGCACGTTCGTCGCCGAGATCGCCCTGCACGGGCGCTTCCACCAGGTGCCGGAGCTGCTGTACTTCCGCCGCGACCACCCCACCCGCGCCGAGCGGGCGAACCCGAGCAAGCGCTCCCGGTGCGTCAACCTCGACCCGCGCCGGGCGGGCCCGCTGCACCCGACGCCCCGGCTGCTCGCCGAGTACGTCTGGGGCTTCGCCTCGGCGATCCGGCGGGCCCCGCTGTCCGCCCCCGACCGGCGCGCCTGCTACCGCCACCTGGCCGCATGGATGACCAGCCGGGTCCGGCCGGGCGCCGGTGAGCGGGTCGAGGACCGCGCCCCGGTCGACCCGGCCAAGCTGACCGTCTCCGTCGACGACCTCGTCGCCGGACGTGAGGGGCGGCGGCCATGA